The DNA sequence TGAAAAGTACAGAGATCAACCACCTTCTAGACAATTTGGCCGAGCGCGTTAGCCAAAATCTCGGCGCCGAACGGCTATGAAAAAAGCCCTCTGGCTTATCCTGGCCTTTTTATGGGTAACGCTGGGCATGGCACCCATAGCACATGCCGGCGTAGACGATTTTGTTGTCAACGATTTCTATGGCCAGTATCGTCTGCATAACGACGTGCATGGGGGCCGTATGGAAGTAACAGAATCGATCGACCTGACGTTTTCGGACAACAACCACGGCATCCTGCGTGCCTTGCCGCAGATTAACAGGGGCCATTCACTCCACCTAGAAGTAAAGTCTGTCAGTCGTGATGGCCAGACCGAGCCCTATTCGTCGTATACCGAGAATGACAACACTGTGCTCAAGATTGGTGACGCTGGCAGAACCATCACCGACCACCATAGCTATCAAATTAGCTACGAAATGCAGAACCTCATGGATTTCTACGACGGATTTGACGAGTGGTATTGGAATATCAACGGTACCCAGTGGAGGCAGCCATTTACCCAGGTAAGGGGCGAGGTCATTTTGCCAGATGGCTGGAAGGCGACAGACAGAACTCCCTCGTGCTATACCGGTCCCCAAGGCAGTACTGCGCAAAACTGTACACTTGTACCTACCGGTCAAGGGTATACATTCGCCGCAACCCATCCACTTGGTGCGGGCGAAAACCTATCGGTTGCCGTGCCGATTCAGAAGAGTTTATTTGCTCCTACTACTACGGGTGACTGGGTGCGGCAAAATATTTTGCAGTTAGTGGGGATTGTCGTTGGGCTAGGCGGCGTCTTGTACGCTTTTAATTTATGGCGCAAACATGGCAAAGATTACAAGGGCAGGGGTGTTATTGTCCCAGAATACAAGCCGCCAAAGGGGCTCAGCCCAGCAGAAGTTGGATTGCTGATGGACTACAACCTAGACAACCGAGACCTGTCGGCAACCATCATAGACCTAGCCATCCGTGGTTACCTGAAAGTCCATGACGAGGAAAAGAAACGGCTTGGTCTTTTTACCAAGCATGTATTTAGTTTAGAGGTCGTCAAGGCCGACACCACTGGTCTGAAGCCACACGAGATTGACCTCCTGGGTGCACTGTTCAAGCCCTTCCAGGTCGGTACCATCCAAGATATTTCCAAGATAGACAAAACAAAAATGTACGCGGCCGTTACCAAAATTCGCAGCAAGCTCAAATCGAGCCTGACCAAAGAACACGGCCTGCTCGAGGAAAGCCCTTCTGGTGCCTACGCCAAACTAATTGGCCTGGCCCTGGTAGCATTTATGATACTTATATTTACTGGTGCGGGATGGGGATGGCTGATAGGCATGTTGGCAATCATCCTCAGTGCCATACTGGCCATGATTCTGATGCGTCGCCGCAGCCACGCGGGCGTAGAGGCCTATGAAAAGGTCAAAGGACTCGAGCTGTACATGAAAACAGCTGAAGAGGATCGGCTGAAGATGCTCCAGAGCGTAGATCGCCCATACGCCGCACCCTCCAAGACAGTCCACTTGTTCGAGAAACTCTTGCCGTTTGCCATAGCCTTGGGCGTCGAGAAATCCTGGGCTAATCAGTTTGATCATATATACAGTCAGCCACCCGGTTGGTACAGTGGCAACTTCAGTACATTTAGCACTGTCTACTTTGCGCATAGCCTGACCCAAGGCGTATCAGCCATGAACAGCAGCTTTAGCGCACCCACTAGTTCTGGCAGCTCCGGCAGCGGTGGCGGAGGTTTCTCTGGGGGCGGTGGAGGTGGTGGCGGGGGTGGGGGCTGGTAGCAAAAATAATTAGTATTGCATATTGTATTAATTGGTTATATAATATATGAACTTTTAGTCGAGCATTGCTCCTAAGGGTGCACATTGACAGATGTAATTCGAATAGTTTGATAACTTTTTAGGAATCCTTACTGCTGCAAGCGCTATTGGTTGGATGGTTTTGCTTCGCCATATATTTTATGACGAGCCAAAACTGTCCAACAAGACAATAGAACTTAGCCGCCGAGCGCCTGAGAAAGTATTAGAAGCGTAGGTTGAAATACGCTTCTTGTGCGTATTTCTCATGGCGATCCGCAGGAAGGGGTGAGCGCTTGAGCCGGTGTCTGCCGCCTGTGCCGCGATCTGGCCACGCTTGTCGTGACCATTGGTATGGACTTTGTCCATAACCACCCCTTTCTGTGTTTCGATAGAGCTGGACCTTCTAACGAAGCTCTGGTTCCATGTTCGGGTTCCTCTGGTTGAAGCGGTTGTTCCGCCACTTCCGGCTGACGCCAGAGGAACCCACAGGTCAAGATAGTCCTCTCCTCGAAGGAGACGAAAAAGTGGCCACATGCACCAATTGCGGTGGTTCTGGCAAAGTTGGTCTGACCAAGCTCAAATGCACTCCGTGCAAGGGCACCGGCAACATCAGGAAAGAGAACGCCTGCAGTCCATGCAGAGGTACCGGCAAAGTTGGGTTTCCCCAGCGGAACTGTACTCCTTGCAGAGGAACAGGTCGCCGGTAGGTAAAGGGGGACGTGTCAGTCAAGCGGA is a window from the Verrucomicrobiia bacterium genome containing:
- a CDS encoding DUF2207 domain-containing protein, giving the protein MKKALWLILAFLWVTLGMAPIAHAGVDDFVVNDFYGQYRLHNDVHGGRMEVTESIDLTFSDNNHGILRALPQINRGHSLHLEVKSVSRDGQTEPYSSYTENDNTVLKIGDAGRTITDHHSYQISYEMQNLMDFYDGFDEWYWNINGTQWRQPFTQVRGEVILPDGWKATDRTPSCYTGPQGSTAQNCTLVPTGQGYTFAATHPLGAGENLSVAVPIQKSLFAPTTTGDWVRQNILQLVGIVVGLGGVLYAFNLWRKHGKDYKGRGVIVPEYKPPKGLSPAEVGLLMDYNLDNRDLSATIIDLAIRGYLKVHDEEKKRLGLFTKHVFSLEVVKADTTGLKPHEIDLLGALFKPFQVGTIQDISKIDKTKMYAAVTKIRSKLKSSLTKEHGLLEESPSGAYAKLIGLALVAFMILIFTGAGWGWLIGMLAIILSAILAMILMRRRSHAGVEAYEKVKGLELYMKTAEEDRLKMLQSVDRPYAAPSKTVHLFEKLLPFAIALGVEKSWANQFDHIYSQPPGWYSGNFSTFSTVYFAHSLTQGVSAMNSSFSAPTSSGSSGSGGGGFSGGGGGGGGGGGW